Proteins from a genomic interval of Kitasatospora kifunensis:
- a CDS encoding ATP-binding protein, whose product MKQATLKVAGTAALGVAIATVGAGAASAAAGPLPALPDTGSVTGALGQAPAVSGPVKQTTGLLDQKSGTQAAPAPAAQAPAAAQNGTAPEAVAPAAAPNSATRGLPVGAVQSAAKQVPLSGALGSAVPLGASVPGLGG is encoded by the coding sequence ATGAAGCAGGCCACTCTCAAGGTTGCCGGTACCGCGGCGCTCGGCGTCGCCATCGCGACGGTCGGGGCTGGTGCGGCCTCCGCCGCCGCTGGCCCTCTCCCCGCGCTGCCGGACACCGGCAGCGTGACCGGGGCTCTCGGCCAGGCCCCCGCGGTCAGCGGTCCGGTGAAGCAGACCACCGGTCTGCTCGACCAGAAGTCCGGCACCCAGGCCGCGCCCGCCCCCGCCGCGCAGGCCCCGGCCGCCGCGCAGAACGGCACCGCGCCCGAGGCCGTCGCCCCGGCCGCGGCGCCGAACTCCGCCACCCGCGGCCTGCCGGTCGGCGCGGTGCAGAGCGCGGCCAAGCAGGTCCCGCTGAGCGGTGCGCTCGGCAGTGCGGTCCCGCTGGGCGCGAGCGTGCCCGGCCTGGGGGGCTGA